Proteins co-encoded in one Verrucomicrobiota bacterium genomic window:
- a CDS encoding NUDIX domain-containing protein, which produces MEDIFDIVNEKDEVIGDAPRSIIHQKRHLHRATHMLIYNNTGQILLQLRSKEKDRHPNKWDSSASGHVDRGEDYFTAAIRETIEELGISPAPDFKEIAYIQVTPQTDNEFVKLYLGHHLGPFKPCPNEIKKVQWFTPNDISELIHRHPTKCAPAFSFIWQTYREKILKEMES; this is translated from the coding sequence ATGGAAGATATTTTTGACATTGTTAATGAAAAAGATGAGGTAATTGGAGATGCGCCCCGGTCAATCATTCACCAAAAGCGCCATCTTCATAGAGCCACACATATGCTCATTTACAACAATACTGGCCAAATTCTTCTACAACTCCGATCAAAAGAAAAAGATCGGCATCCTAACAAATGGGACTCTTCCGCCAGCGGCCATGTGGATAGAGGGGAAGACTACTTCACAGCAGCAATACGTGAAACCATTGAAGAACTCGGCATTTCGCCTGCTCCAGATTTTAAAGAAATTGCTTATATCCAAGTCACTCCTCAGACAGATAACGAGTTTGTAAAACTTTACCTCGGCCACCACTTAGGCCCTTTTAAGCCTTGTCCTAACGAGATTAAAAAAGTTCAATGGTTTACACCCAATGACATCTCAGAACTTATCCATCGCCATCCCACAAAGTGCGCGCCTGCTTTTAGTTTTATTTGGCAAACTTACAGAGAAAAGATTTTAAAAGAGATGGAAAGCTAA
- the rsmA gene encoding 16S rRNA (adenine(1518)-N(6)/adenine(1519)-N(6))-dimethyltransferase RsmA codes for MTLAQIKKFLEKKNLCPLKHLGQNFLIDENICLQIVSYLKTPIKEAVYEIGPGLGVLTEHLINQGRKITAFELDMGYCRHLANLFSRDQLTVVHGDVMNTLVEHPAPQGLIGNLPYNITTPLLLEIGKFSDLPKELVITIQKEVGDRLLACQNTKDYGATTVFLQHLFRITIKRTLTPDVFYPQPKVQSAILRLERKEPYPSQEQRSKFHHFVKIGFSQRRKKLRNTLNIPLDERPQHIDVKDWWQLFLKYRSSL; via the coding sequence GTGACTCTTGCTCAAATCAAAAAATTTTTAGAAAAAAAAAATCTATGTCCACTTAAGCACTTAGGTCAGAATTTTCTCATTGATGAAAATATTTGTCTACAAATCGTCAGTTACCTTAAAACCCCTATAAAAGAGGCTGTTTACGAAATTGGGCCCGGCCTTGGAGTTCTCACAGAACATCTTATTAACCAAGGGCGAAAGATAACTGCTTTTGAATTAGACATGGGCTATTGCCGACATCTCGCTAATCTATTCTCACGAGACCAACTAACTGTGGTCCACGGTGATGTTATGAATACCTTGGTTGAACATCCAGCACCTCAAGGACTTATTGGAAACCTGCCCTATAACATCACCACCCCTCTCCTGCTTGAAATTGGTAAATTTTCTGATCTTCCTAAGGAATTAGTTATCACCATCCAAAAAGAGGTTGGCGACCGCCTTTTAGCCTGTCAAAACACCAAAGATTATGGTGCTACCACCGTATTTCTTCAGCACCTTTTTAGAATAACTATAAAGCGAACGCTTACACCCGACGTGTTTTATCCACAACCTAAAGTGCAATCTGCTATTTTACGCTTAGAAAGAAAAGAGCCATATCCAAGCCAAGAACAGAGATCCAAGTTTCACCACTTCGTAAAAATAGGCTTTTCGCAACGACGCAAAAAACTCAGAAACACGCTTAATATTCCACTAGATGAACGTCCTCAACACATAGATGTAAAGGACTGGTGGCAACTTTTTCTAAAATATCGCTCTTCTTTATAG
- a CDS encoding alkaline phosphatase, whose product MTWTTRITGFILILAFGFLAAVYMRYYVHPKEHAIILFIAPAVSPELFSKATQDNPLSSQKLYSLFNQSTIITSHLTDYQKSSPRELLSSLASGQLIPPGQVGYNEQNKTVDTLLYSAQRKARTVGIITTTNFGSAGASAFYTHTYEPDDLYQNTLQAFDNTRINVLLSAGIALPKPSQPMSEEEVRTVINDAKSMGYRIANDQKSLFEIPNWSSRLIFGAFGKNSLLYHPRIKRLEPSTIRTVSLASLAQRAILALQYNIRGYFLVVDDQSILYSKYAKSKNMTTQYTQDLLNSIHTAKDYAGDNLILCLYIPYQLATNPTANATQIEYDSLNQITDHSHGLFFMHSRKKIVLPAFSTLQEIYEILNDEL is encoded by the coding sequence ATGACTTGGACAACTCGCATTACTGGATTTATCCTTATACTCGCCTTTGGCTTCTTAGCTGCTGTCTACATGCGCTACTATGTGCACCCTAAAGAGCACGCTATTATCCTATTTATAGCTCCTGCGGTCTCTCCAGAGCTATTTTCCAAAGCCACTCAAGATAACCCTCTTTCTTCTCAGAAACTCTATTCACTCTTTAATCAATCCACTATTATCACTTCACACCTAACTGATTATCAGAAAAGCTCACCTCGCGAGCTTCTCTCATCTCTTGCATCGGGTCAGCTTATACCTCCAGGCCAAGTAGGTTATAACGAACAAAATAAAACTGTAGATACACTTCTATACTCTGCTCAACGTAAAGCTAGAACCGTAGGAATTATTACGACTACCAATTTTGGGTCAGCAGGTGCCAGTGCTTTTTACACCCATACATATGAGCCTGATGACCTTTATCAAAATACGCTTCAAGCTTTCGACAATACACGCATCAATGTCCTTCTCTCTGCTGGTATAGCACTACCGAAACCATCTCAACCAATGAGCGAGGAGGAAGTTCGCACGGTCATCAATGATGCTAAATCAATGGGATATAGAATTGCCAATGACCAAAAATCTCTCTTCGAAATCCCTAACTGGTCTTCACGGCTCATTTTTGGAGCCTTTGGCAAAAATAGCCTACTCTACCATCCTAGAATAAAGAGACTGGAGCCTAGTACTATACGCACTGTTTCTCTTGCCTCACTAGCTCAGCGAGCCATCCTAGCCCTGCAGTACAACATACGTGGCTACTTTCTGGTAGTTGATGACCAATCGATACTATACAGCAAGTATGCAAAGAGTAAGAATATGACCACACAGTATACGCAAGACCTCCTGAATTCCATTCACACCGCAAAGGATTACGCTGGCGACAATCTCATACTTTGCCTCTACATTCCGTACCAATTGGCCACAAACCCGACCGCAAACGCAACTCAGATAGAGTATGATTCACTCAACCAAATCACCGACCACTCTCACGGTTTGTTTTTTATGCATAGCAGAAAAAAGATTGTCCTCCCTGCATTTAGTACGCTACAAGAAATTTACGAGATTTTAAATGATGAGCTCTAG
- a CDS encoding HD domain-containing protein — protein MSANLYEHMLKEANDYMQKIELEPEHVLQVHALATSLFDQSKKIHRFSTRERKILEAAALLHDIGWSQSPTGKKHHKISAQMILEHEWHSTNIQDVILIAQIARYHRKALPKVKHKAFQSLSPNDQKIVTINAALLRIADALDRSHSSLISEIFFNLSEETWTLTAVSSTNCANEISAFQKKSNLFNQYFKTNLKLEFKIPDHHPYSSRKRA, from the coding sequence ATGTCTGCTAATCTATACGAACACATGCTCAAAGAAGCTAATGATTACATGCAAAAAATTGAGCTTGAGCCTGAGCATGTCCTCCAAGTTCATGCTCTCGCCACATCACTCTTTGATCAAAGCAAAAAAATCCACCGATTTAGCACTAGGGAAAGAAAAATCCTAGAAGCAGCCGCATTACTACATGACATTGGTTGGTCACAATCACCAACTGGAAAAAAACACCATAAGATTTCTGCTCAAATGATTCTTGAGCACGAATGGCATTCAACTAATATTCAAGATGTCATCCTCATTGCTCAAATCGCGCGCTACCATCGGAAAGCTTTACCGAAAGTTAAACATAAGGCCTTTCAATCCCTATCCCCTAATGATCAAAAAATAGTCACCATTAATGCCGCTCTATTACGAATTGCTGATGCTTTAGACCGTTCGCACTCGTCATTAATCTCTGAAATTTTTTTCAACCTCTCGGAAGAAACATGGACTTTAACCGCCGTTAGCTCAACTAATTGCGCCAATGAAATCTCAGCTTTCCAAAAAAAGAGTAACCTATTTAACCAATATTTTAAAACAAATCTAAAACTTGAGTTTAAAATCCCAGACCACCATCCTTACTCAAGTCGCAAAAGAGCATGA
- a CDS encoding phospho-sugar mutase, whose product MSDLDKKLKDAVDAGKLMGSSAGNIKLYFQQPGCEQWEKDSMAELLGKEQWRELNDRFFKTLAFGTGGIRGRTIGREVTSVERGTSMELDCPQYPAVGTNVMNFFNIGRATQGLCSYLSKKFTDVTPKLVISHDTRFFSRQFAELTAKTASEMGLSAYLFEADRSTPELSFAVRFLEAHAGVMITASHNPSHDNGYKVYFQDGAQIVEPHASGIIKEVLEVKSGRVQNMARKLGVIHSISQEVDKAYANGVGSLVLDADLIKQQAGSLKIVFTPIHGTGMRTIPDVLGKFDFRFSVVPEQEKGDGRFPTVKSPNPENAEALTLGIEQAKREQADLLMATDPDADRMGVAVRNSIGEYEVITGNMIGTIMAAYRLEKLFEQSILNSANAKNAALIKTFVTTDLQKVLAESYGVKCVETLTGFKYIGEKLGGYEEQAGGRGDASDIEWRSKLLEKSTYFVFGGEESYGYSGGDYVRDKDANAAVLMFAEAAAYTKAKGITVLEYLDQIYLKFGFYFEKLGTLTFEGAEGAAKIQKLLQSYKDEVPEHFNNLKVEKVQNFKEEDYQDIDGKAIPKELMLIFHLSGGARIAVRASGTEPKIKFYFFNKATVSNQTDLPSVKTTVKEGLESLWLFTQEDVQKRIA is encoded by the coding sequence ATGAGTGATTTGGATAAAAAACTTAAAGATGCGGTTGATGCTGGGAAATTAATGGGATCTTCTGCTGGGAACATCAAATTGTATTTCCAGCAACCTGGCTGTGAACAATGGGAAAAAGATAGCATGGCGGAGCTGCTGGGAAAGGAGCAGTGGAGAGAATTAAATGACCGCTTTTTCAAGACGTTGGCTTTCGGAACTGGAGGGATTCGTGGCCGCACCATTGGACGCGAAGTCACTTCAGTCGAACGTGGCACTTCCATGGAGTTAGATTGCCCTCAATATCCTGCAGTGGGGACTAATGTGATGAATTTTTTCAATATTGGTAGGGCAACCCAAGGCTTGTGTAGCTATTTATCTAAAAAGTTTACTGATGTGACGCCCAAGCTGGTCATATCCCATGATACGCGTTTTTTTTCTAGACAATTTGCCGAGCTGACTGCGAAAACCGCATCTGAAATGGGGTTGAGTGCTTATTTATTTGAGGCAGATCGCTCGACTCCCGAGCTTTCATTTGCCGTTCGTTTTTTAGAAGCTCATGCAGGCGTGATGATTACTGCTAGTCATAATCCTTCACATGATAATGGCTATAAGGTCTATTTTCAGGATGGGGCACAGATAGTTGAACCGCATGCCTCAGGTATAATTAAAGAGGTGTTAGAGGTGAAATCAGGCCGCGTGCAGAATATGGCTCGAAAATTAGGGGTTATCCATTCCATTAGCCAAGAGGTGGATAAGGCTTATGCGAATGGAGTAGGTTCTTTGGTGCTAGATGCTGATTTGATCAAGCAGCAAGCGGGTTCCCTAAAAATCGTTTTTACACCGATTCACGGAACGGGAATGAGAACTATCCCTGATGTGCTTGGTAAATTTGATTTTCGCTTTAGTGTCGTGCCGGAACAAGAAAAGGGCGATGGGCGATTCCCTACGGTGAAGTCGCCCAATCCTGAGAATGCAGAAGCTCTAACATTAGGGATAGAGCAAGCAAAAAGAGAGCAAGCAGATTTATTAATGGCTACAGATCCAGATGCTGATCGAATGGGTGTTGCTGTAAGGAATTCTATAGGTGAATACGAGGTCATTACTGGTAACATGATTGGAACAATTATGGCAGCATACAGATTAGAAAAGCTCTTCGAACAGAGCATATTGAACAGTGCAAATGCGAAGAACGCCGCCTTGATTAAGACATTTGTAACAACGGACCTACAGAAGGTATTAGCAGAGTCGTATGGTGTGAAATGTGTTGAGACCTTGACAGGGTTTAAGTATATAGGAGAGAAGCTTGGTGGTTATGAAGAGCAAGCTGGAGGAAGAGGAGATGCTTCTGATATAGAATGGCGTTCTAAGTTATTAGAAAAGAGCACTTACTTCGTCTTTGGTGGTGAGGAGAGCTATGGTTACTCGGGTGGCGACTATGTTCGAGATAAAGATGCGAATGCCGCAGTTCTAATGTTTGCTGAGGCTGCGGCTTACACAAAAGCAAAGGGAATAACAGTTCTCGAATATTTGGATCAGATTTACTTAAAGTTTGGCTTTTATTTTGAAAAGTTAGGAACACTAACTTTTGAGGGAGCGGAAGGAGCGGCAAAGATCCAGAAGCTTCTGCAGTCTTATAAGGATGAGGTGCCTGAGCATTTTAATAATTTGAAAGTTGAAAAAGTGCAGAATTTTAAAGAGGAAGATTATCAAGATATAGACGGTAAGGCTATTCCAAAAGAATTGATGCTTATATTCCACTTGTCAGGCGGCGCAAGAATCGCGGTGCGTGCTTCAGGAACTGAGCCCAAAATTAAATTCTACTTCTTTAATAAGGCAACAGTTTCCAATCAAACAGATCTACCTTCAGTTAAAACCACTGTCAAAGAAGGTTTAGAGTCTCTGTGGCTCTTCACTCAAGAAGATGTTCAGAAGCGAATTGCTTAG
- a CDS encoding HAD family phosphatase — translation MFRFPKVDFDGYLFDCDGTLVNSMPVHYKAWCEALKEHDAPYGFPKDLFYDLGGTATDHIVNILNEKYGGNLDAKEVAHTKEKLFMERVCEVEPIGPVVSLAREVSRDQKVAVVSGGFRRVVMRLLESVGLVDTFKIVVTPADVAKGKPAPDMFLLAAGKLGVAPERCLVLEDGIMGVRGAAAAGMCSYLIPRLDLGEV, via the coding sequence ATGTTCAGATTTCCTAAAGTGGATTTTGATGGCTATTTGTTTGACTGTGATGGCACCTTGGTTAATTCCATGCCAGTTCATTATAAGGCCTGGTGTGAGGCCCTGAAAGAGCATGATGCTCCTTACGGTTTTCCCAAGGATCTGTTTTATGACTTAGGAGGAACGGCAACTGACCATATAGTGAATATTCTCAATGAAAAGTATGGAGGGAATCTAGACGCAAAAGAGGTAGCTCATACAAAAGAGAAACTTTTCATGGAGAGAGTATGCGAAGTAGAACCTATTGGACCTGTGGTTTCACTAGCTCGTGAAGTGTCTCGCGACCAAAAAGTGGCTGTTGTCTCTGGGGGTTTTCGCAGAGTCGTGATGCGTTTGTTGGAATCAGTTGGTTTAGTCGACACCTTTAAAATTGTGGTGACTCCTGCGGATGTGGCAAAAGGTAAGCCAGCTCCGGATATGTTTTTATTGGCCGCTGGAAAACTGGGAGTTGCGCCCGAAAGGTGCCTGGTGTTAGAAGATGGTATAATGGGTGTCCGCGGAGCAGCTGCAGCAGGAATGTGTAGCTATCTTATCCCTCGACTAGACTTAGGAGAAGTCTGA
- a CDS encoding 2-enoyl thioester reductase domain-containing protein — protein MSHTYSVATFGSFGDPAEVIELKDKELPKLGPGEVLVKMLIAPINPADLNMIQGVYGVKPELPAVPGIEGVGEIQEVGEGVYQEEVFVGALVKLPVTTGSWCQRAVVFAGDLLVFPHGLSPEQASMMYVNPPTAWCMLNHFVKLKPGDWVIQNAANSAVGRSVIQICAACGIQTINVVRRDSLIDELKSLGADIVILDSSGFHKKVRKELGDDLPKLGLNAVGGENAASVAKCLAPGGIHVTYGAMGMKPVSIANSLLIFADMTFKGFWMTRWYNEASSKDIDVMMQSLASLVVEGKLKLPIEKIYDLSLIKEAISHAQCGGRAGKILLRLS, from the coding sequence GTGAGCCATACTTATAGTGTAGCAACGTTTGGTAGCTTTGGTGATCCAGCTGAGGTTATTGAGCTTAAGGACAAAGAGCTTCCTAAGCTCGGCCCTGGAGAGGTGCTGGTGAAAATGCTTATAGCACCAATTAATCCAGCGGATCTTAATATGATTCAAGGTGTGTATGGTGTGAAGCCTGAGCTTCCTGCTGTGCCTGGAATTGAAGGAGTAGGAGAGATTCAAGAAGTTGGTGAGGGTGTTTATCAGGAAGAAGTCTTTGTAGGTGCTTTAGTCAAGTTACCGGTGACGACAGGAAGCTGGTGTCAAAGGGCTGTTGTTTTTGCTGGAGACTTGTTGGTATTTCCTCATGGGTTAAGCCCAGAGCAGGCTTCAATGATGTATGTAAACCCCCCAACGGCTTGGTGCATGCTGAATCATTTTGTCAAATTAAAGCCTGGAGACTGGGTGATTCAAAATGCAGCTAATTCAGCAGTAGGTAGGTCTGTTATACAGATTTGCGCTGCGTGTGGCATTCAAACAATCAATGTTGTGAGAAGAGATTCTCTGATCGACGAACTGAAAAGCTTAGGAGCTGATATTGTTATTTTGGATAGTAGTGGGTTCCATAAAAAAGTCCGCAAGGAATTAGGTGATGACTTGCCCAAGTTAGGGCTTAATGCGGTAGGGGGTGAGAATGCTGCTAGTGTCGCTAAGTGCTTAGCTCCAGGTGGAATTCATGTTACTTATGGTGCTATGGGAATGAAACCCGTTTCAATAGCCAATAGCCTTTTAATTTTTGCGGATATGACTTTTAAAGGTTTTTGGATGACTCGCTGGTATAATGAGGCTAGTTCTAAGGACATTGATGTTATGATGCAATCTCTTGCAAGCTTAGTTGTCGAAGGAAAACTTAAGCTTCCGATAGAAAAAATTTACGATCTTAGCCTTATTAAGGAAGCTATATCACATGCTCAATGCGGTGGGAGAGCCGGTAAAATCCTGCTGCGTCTCAGCTAG
- a CDS encoding exosortase system-associated protein, TIGR04073 family → MRYFLTILCLGTFISLSQADIQMPPKPTFYDKAGTALANIAFSPAELLDSTYELTLTEGPTVGYSVGLVRGASRMVMDIFVGTFDLITSPFPTQTIKMPALDSGQIDPVPPADLIHNWY, encoded by the coding sequence ATGAGATATTTTTTGACTATTCTGTGTTTAGGGACATTTATTTCGTTGAGCCAGGCAGATATACAGATGCCACCTAAGCCTACTTTTTATGACAAAGCAGGAACAGCATTAGCTAACATAGCATTTTCGCCAGCGGAACTTCTGGACTCTACCTACGAACTTACACTCACCGAAGGACCTACAGTGGGTTATAGTGTGGGCTTAGTTCGAGGAGCAAGCCGCATGGTTATGGATATCTTCGTAGGCACATTTGACCTCATTACATCTCCATTTCCAACCCAAACAATTAAAATGCCAGCCTTGGATTCAGGTCAAATAGACCCGGTTCCTCCAGCAGATCTAATTCATAATTGGTATTAG
- the aat gene encoding leucyl/phenylalanyl-tRNA--protein transferase, with the protein MKPLSIKILNDELWFPSPEEARPDGLLAIGGDLSPERLILAYHRGIFPWSVEPISWWSPDPRAVFDMHRFHLSRRVQRVIKQRKFAVTFDQAFEQVIKSCAKPAKGREETWISQEFIAAYSQLHKRGYAHSVECWLNKELVGGVYGVSLGAFFAGESMFYRESNASTVALFHLMERLQKSGYQLFDTQMLTNHTERLGAYHIPRSEYLKRLEIALRTITVF; encoded by the coding sequence ATGAAACCGCTAAGTATTAAAATTCTGAATGATGAGCTATGGTTCCCAAGTCCTGAGGAGGCCAGGCCGGATGGGCTTTTAGCTATTGGAGGGGACCTCTCCCCAGAAAGGCTTATACTAGCCTATCATCGAGGCATTTTTCCCTGGTCGGTTGAACCCATTTCCTGGTGGTCTCCGGATCCAAGGGCTGTTTTTGATATGCATCGTTTTCATTTATCGAGACGAGTGCAAAGGGTCATTAAGCAAAGGAAATTTGCAGTGACCTTTGATCAAGCTTTCGAGCAGGTTATAAAAAGCTGCGCGAAGCCAGCCAAAGGCAGAGAGGAAACATGGATTTCACAAGAATTTATTGCTGCTTATTCACAATTGCATAAAAGGGGGTATGCGCACAGTGTTGAGTGCTGGCTTAATAAAGAATTAGTTGGGGGTGTATATGGGGTGAGTTTGGGAGCCTTTTTTGCTGGAGAGTCCATGTTTTATAGGGAGTCAAATGCGTCAACGGTTGCTTTGTTTCACCTTATGGAAAGGCTGCAAAAATCAGGCTATCAGCTCTTTGATACCCAGATGCTAACCAATCATACTGAGCGTTTAGGAGCTTATCATATTCCAAGGTCTGAGTATTTGAAGAGGTTAGAGATAGCGCTGAGAACCATTACCGTTTTTTAA
- a CDS encoding MarR family transcriptional regulator produces MNETLSTTGFPPLLRSAWFSLNQAFRQRLLAQNKNLTPNQFTVLRWLTEHPDGSLSQKDMTNLMTSDANTIASLMNRMEKDGLLTRKPHPNDQRCNMLSITEKGAQCYQGIIPLAEKLKGEITASLTPEEIAQFEKLLKKIAAASLKAVKNNS; encoded by the coding sequence ATGAATGAAACCCTCTCTACTACCGGATTCCCACCTCTGCTTCGTTCGGCGTGGTTTTCTTTAAATCAAGCTTTTAGACAACGTCTACTAGCTCAAAACAAGAATCTTACACCTAACCAGTTTACAGTTTTAAGATGGCTTACCGAACATCCTGATGGGTCCTTGTCTCAAAAAGATATGACTAACTTGATGACAAGTGACGCTAACACTATTGCTTCTCTTATGAATAGAATGGAAAAAGATGGCCTACTTACCCGCAAGCCTCACCCCAACGATCAGAGGTGTAATATGCTTTCTATTACTGAAAAGGGTGCTCAATGCTACCAAGGGATCATTCCTCTTGCTGAAAAGCTTAAAGGTGAAATTACTGCATCCCTTACTCCAGAAGAAATAGCTCAATTTGAAAAGCTGTTAAAGAAGATCGCTGCCGCAAGCCTTAAGGCAGTAAAAAATAATAGTTAG
- a CDS encoding 3'-5' exonuclease → MTSILAKIFARFKGKAKDTRAGSSSVEVEEEADGRSITKEAINKLPLKRYEGPIVWVDSDKAAARAILELEAEKVLGFDTETKPSFRKKQSFLPSLLQFATSDKVFLFRLPSLKNFAGFAEILSDKKVLKTGVALDQDIKKLNEIFEFEPNGFVDLGKLAQTHQFRQTGLRNLCAILLGFRLSKGSQVTDWSKEKLSSAQINYAATDAWASRELYIFMKRSSEWEV, encoded by the coding sequence ATGACGAGCATTCTCGCAAAGATATTCGCACGCTTCAAAGGGAAAGCAAAAGATACTAGAGCAGGAAGCTCTTCTGTCGAAGTTGAAGAAGAAGCTGATGGTCGCTCAATTACTAAAGAAGCTATTAACAAGCTTCCGTTGAAGCGCTACGAGGGGCCAATCGTCTGGGTAGATTCAGACAAAGCAGCAGCCCGAGCTATTTTAGAATTGGAAGCAGAGAAGGTCCTAGGCTTTGATACAGAGACCAAGCCTTCTTTTCGTAAGAAACAATCTTTTTTACCCTCTTTGCTACAATTTGCGACTTCAGATAAAGTCTTCTTGTTTCGTTTGCCTTCATTAAAAAACTTTGCAGGTTTCGCAGAGATCCTTTCTGATAAGAAAGTGCTAAAAACTGGTGTTGCCCTGGATCAAGATATCAAAAAGCTTAACGAGATTTTTGAATTTGAACCAAATGGCTTTGTGGATTTGGGAAAGCTAGCACAAACCCATCAATTTCGTCAAACAGGCTTAAGAAATTTATGCGCGATTCTTTTAGGATTTCGTTTATCAAAAGGGTCACAAGTGACGGATTGGAGTAAGGAAAAATTATCAAGTGCTCAAATTAACTATGCTGCTACGGATGCGTGGGCTAGCCGAGAACTTTATATTTTCATGAAAAGAAGCTCTGAATGGGAAGTTTAA
- a CDS encoding metallophosphoesterase: protein MKTLIIPDIHNRIDWVNDFLQSVPHDNLVFLGDFFDRETEYAQTMRTAIWLKETLMRFPNATFLLGNHDMHYRFPHNDYLKCSGYTEEKQMIINSIITSDDWNRFQLYKIEQGWLISHAGVSDVVFRPPGRTLDLKWIEQKCNEAIISAALNEPHDAIEPDVSRGGKTREGGIIWLDWQLFKPLRNIHQIVGHTVGNDVRERKLEKNGQVISWNFCIDCACRYVGVLQDSQFQVIDTGIYDPVWFEQEQHMAQEEAS, encoded by the coding sequence ATGAAGACACTTATTATCCCAGACATCCATAATCGCATCGATTGGGTAAATGATTTCCTTCAATCAGTGCCTCACGATAATCTCGTTTTTCTAGGGGATTTTTTTGATAGAGAAACAGAGTATGCGCAAACCATGCGAACAGCTATTTGGTTAAAAGAAACCCTTATGCGCTTTCCTAATGCCACTTTCTTACTGGGTAACCATGATATGCACTATCGCTTCCCACATAATGACTATTTAAAATGTTCGGGTTACACGGAAGAGAAGCAGATGATCATTAATTCAATTATTACGAGTGATGACTGGAATCGCTTTCAGCTTTATAAAATTGAGCAAGGTTGGCTAATCAGTCACGCTGGGGTTTCTGATGTCGTTTTCCGTCCTCCGGGAAGGACCTTGGACTTGAAGTGGATTGAGCAAAAGTGTAATGAGGCTATAATTAGTGCTGCATTAAATGAACCACATGACGCAATCGAGCCAGACGTTTCAAGAGGAGGAAAGACTCGTGAAGGCGGAATTATTTGGCTGGACTGGCAGTTGTTTAAACCACTACGCAATATTCACCAAATCGTGGGACATACTGTTGGAAATGACGTGCGCGAAAGAAAATTAGAAAAAAATGGCCAGGTTATTAGCTGGAATTTTTGCATCGACTGCGCATGTCGTTACGTAGGTGTTTTGCAGGATTCCCAGTTTCAAGTAATCGATACGGGCATTTATGATCCAGTTTGGTTCGAGCAAGAGCAGCACATGGCACAAGAAGAAGCAAGCTAG
- a CDS encoding cyclic nucleotide-binding domain-containing protein codes for MNEMEVEKNHQDSSQGEIRCYEKDEIIFSENEVPDGVYIVKDGVVEIFHTVTNDKDGKSAELQLGRIGVRGMFGEMGLIDHHPRCASARALGPTRCIFIDRKEFNNHLSSLPPWVSILIKSFVARLRESNRLLYQVLEDNKTKYVEESELLIHHGSEESNSNEKSHSNTVTQVLKVLGHEE; via the coding sequence ATGAATGAGATGGAAGTGGAAAAAAATCATCAAGATTCTTCACAGGGCGAGATTCGCTGCTACGAGAAAGATGAAATTATTTTTTCTGAAAATGAAGTACCTGATGGTGTCTATATCGTAAAAGATGGAGTCGTCGAGATTTTTCATACGGTCACTAATGATAAGGATGGCAAATCAGCTGAGCTCCAGCTGGGCCGTATTGGTGTGCGGGGTATGTTTGGTGAAATGGGATTAATCGACCATCATCCACGATGTGCATCTGCTAGAGCCCTTGGTCCTACCAGATGCATCTTTATAGATAGAAAGGAATTCAACAATCACCTTTCAAGCTTACCTCCTTGGGTATCTATCCTTATAAAAAGTTTTGTAGCACGTTTGCGAGAAAGTAACCGCCTTCTTTATCAGGTCCTTGAGGACAACAAGACAAAATACGTGGAAGAGTCAGAACTTCTAATTCACCACGGCTCCGAAGAGTCCAATAGCAATGAGAAATCTCATTCAAATACGGTAACCCAGGTTCTCAAAGTTCTTGGTCATGAGGAATAG